In Marinobacter sp. M3C, the genomic stretch CCTGCACATGACCAGGTCGCCAAAGGCAAGCCTAAAGTCATTGAAATACGCCTCGATGTAGAAGAGAAACAAATAGATCTAGAAAACGGTGCTAAGTCATGGGTATGCGCCTTTAATGGCAGCGTGCCCGGGCCGTTAATTGTTTGCCACCAACACGACTATGTTGAATTAACCTTAGTTAACCCCAAAACCAACATGCTAGCCCATAACATAGACCTTCACGCGGCAACGGGTGCCTTGGGAGGCGGAGAGTTAACGCTTGTTGCTCCAGGTGAAGAAGTCACCTTCAGATTTAAGGCCACTAAAATAGGAACTTTTGTATATCACTGTGCACCAGGCGGAGTGATGATCCCCTGGCACGTAGTGATGGGTATGAATGGTGCCATCATGGTATTGCCACGTGAAGGCTTAAGCGATGGCGATGGTAACAACTTAACCTACGACAAGGCCTATTACATTGGCGAACAAGATTTCTATATTCCCAAGAATGAGCAAGGGCAATACAAGGCTTATGACACTGTTTTAGGCAGCATGAATGAAACCTTAGAAGTGATGAAAACCCTCACCCCATCCCATGTAGTCTTTAACGGCGCAGTTGGGGCCTTAACGGGTCAGAATTCCATGACAGCCAAGCTTGGTGAAACGGTGCTGTTTGTTCACTCTCAAGCTAACCGTGATACTCGCCCACATATTATTGGTGGTCACGGGGATTATGTTTGGAACACAGGTTCATTCAATGACAGACCCTCTCGAAATTTGGAGACTTGGCACATTGCCGGTGGCAGCGCTGGCGCAGCTTTATATACCTTCATGCAACCTGGGCTATATGTTTATGTAAATCACAATTTAATTGAAGCCATCATGAAAGGTGCTGCAGGCCATATCAAGGTTAACGGCGAATGGAATGATGATTTAATGACCCAGGTCAGCAAGCCTTTTCCCATCAGGTCTTAAAGACGTTTCTTAGCTGTTTAATGACCGAATGGCTCAAAGAAATTGCGCGAAGGTGTGGCTTAGAAATAGCATTTCTGAGCCACGAATTTGCGGCAACCTAGAGATGAAGGAAGATGCCATGCTCAGGGTAATAGGTATTTTGTTGCTGGCTATGGTTTACCAAACCGCCACAGCCCAACAAGCCGATGAAAACGCCAAGGATTATTTAATACACGCCAGCGTATACCAATGGTACGGCGAACTGGACAGCAATGAAGACTGGCGTCAAAACCATCCCCAGGTCACGCTCGATTTTGCAGAATACCCACAAAGCAGCTGGACACAAGGCGCGCACCAGATTCTAGATATAGCGCCGGTATCTGAAGATTCAGCCTCAAATAACCCACCTGCCGGCCATCAAGTACGCGTAACCTTAGAGTTCTACCCTGCTGCTGCGGACTCCGATCACGTAACCGGCCAGTATATGCAACAATTGATCACCTTCAGCCCTGATTACCAGCAAGTGTTCAAGGTAGAAACCGAAATGAATGAGCGCGATGATTTTGAATCTCGCTACATTGCCAGCGCCGATACAAATTTAATTCGCGCATTTCTTTATAACTGGACTCAAGGGCTGGATGAGCCTGACTCAGCATCGCTAACACAGTGGCTTGCGAGTGACGCCGAGGTGAACCTGGCTGAAACGCAGGTAGCGGGTTTAAGTGACTATCAGGCCCATATGCAGGCGCAAGGGTTAACCCAAAGCCGTCGAGTGATAAGAAATCTGAAAATAAGCCCGTTAGACGAACAGCAATACCAGGTTGAATTTGAATATCAATGGAGCGCGATCAACGGCGACGGTGAAACCGAGATCGCGGGTATTGGCGCCTCCCTGCGCTTAAGCGTCGTAGACGGCAAAGTATTAGTGCACGTTTATACGGAGCAATATCTTGCGCCAAAAACGGATCTAGGGGCAGAAGTTCGCTGCTAAGGCGCTCGGCCATCGCATTATCAGGAGTTAACTATGACAAACAATACACGCTTTATTCTGGGCAAAGGAATATCCGCGGCAATTCTGTGCTTGGTGATGATCTTTTTCAGCAACGCCGCTATGGCGCAGATGCCTGTTCTTAAAGGTATAGGCGGCGATTTTACGTTGAATAGTAGTAAAGGGGTTGAGGTCAGCCTGTCAGACTATCAAGACAAAGTGGTCATGTTATTTTTTGGCTATACCAATTGCCCTGACATTTGCCCCACAACGATTGCCCATATCAGTCAAATGGTCAAGCGGCTCACTCCAGAGCAGCGGGCAAGAGTACAAGTTCTTTTTATCAGCATAGACACGGACTACGACACGCCGGAACACCTGAACAAATACCTAAGTTACTTTGACCCGAGCTTCGTTGGCTTAGTGGATGAAAAAGAAAAAATTAATCACGTTGCACAGCTTTACCATGCTGAATACAGCAAGCTTGCCAATGAAAAAGTAACAACAGAATTTAAAAAACTTTCCGTAGATAGCGAAGAACAAGCGCAGGAAGGATACCTTTACTCCCACAGTGCAAAGATATTTATTATCGATACGAAAAGCCGGGTGCGAGGCTTCTTTTACGTGGGCACACCGATTGATGATATGAAAGACCAAGTAATAAGCTTGCTCTAATACTCGTCTCGTTAACTGCCGCATCAAAAAGACAATCAAAAAATAAAAGGATTAATCGATGAAAATGCTGCCGATCAACGCCATTGTGGTTGGCTCAAACAAGCAGGTTCAGCTGGCGCCTGCGTAAACCGCTGAAGGCAGCACGTTGCCGCTTACGCTGACGTTTGGCAGCAGTGAAACTATCAGCCTAGATGTCAAAGTAACGAGCCGGCCCTAAATGAAAGAAAACCGTTTGCCATCCGTGGCTTGTCGGGCTGACGCTAGGTCATTTGCGCGCCATCGACTCCAGCATCCGATTCACCGCATCCAGGTGCTCTGGCTCGTTATGGCACATGCCTTGGAAACAAGCGCAAAGATCCAGAAAGTCTTTTAGTTCCATCCGCTGCGCCATCTTCATCAAGCGCTTGGTCATCCGAGTTGCTTTAGGCGGCTGGCTGGCTATCCGCTCGGCTAACTTCATAGCCGTCGGCATCAGCTCATCAGCAGGCACCACGTCCAGAACAATTCCAAGCTCTTTGGCTTCATTCGCATCAACAATCCGGCCAGATAAGGTTAACTCGAAAGCCCGTTGGTAGCCGATCAGGCGTTGCATCAACCAGGCGCCGCCGTCTCCCGGAATAATTCCAAGGTTAAGGAAGGTTTCGCCAAATTTGGCTTTTTCTGATGCTATGCGGATATCCGCCATATTCGCCAGATCAAAACCGGCACCAATGGCCGGGCCATTCACCGCGGCGATAATCGGCACCTCGACAGCCTGCATGACCAACGGGATACGCTGAATGCCCTTACGATAGCGTTCGGCGCATTCCGCTGCATCACCGGCGAAATCGCCGCCGCGCTCCGCCATATCACGAACGTTACCGCCCGCACTAAAGGCTGAACCGGCACCGGTAATAACCAATACCGAGACATCGGCGCAGCCATTAACCCATTCGGCTGTGGTAACGATATCGTCGATCAAATGCGACCCAGTAAGGGCGTTCCGTAAGTCGTGACGGTTAAGCGTTAAGGTCGCAACACGGTTCTCAAGAGTAATTAATGCATCAACTAACTGTGGCAGATTGCTCATATTTGGCTGGCTCGTATTTAATTGGCTCATAACGGTGCTTCCTGGCGAACGATCACTCGGGCATCAACCACCGCGTAACCGTCGTTGTAGGCAATCACGGGGTTAAGATCCAGCTCAAGGATTTCCGAATGTGCATCAACGATACTGGAAACCTTCAACAGCAGCTCGACCAACGCATCTTTGCTCACCGCCGGTTCGCCACGGGCCCCTTCCAATATTTTGCGGGCTTTAATCTGGCCCACCATGGAACGGGCATCATCGCGGCTCAATGGAATGGCGCGAAACGCCACGTCCTCCAAGACTTCCACGAAAATACCGCCCAGACCGAACATCAACACCGGCCCGAACATTGGGTCACGGCTTACCCCGATAATAACCTCGGTGCCCTTACGGGCCATGGGCGCTAACAAAACACCTTCTATCTCGGCGTCGGGCTTGTAGAGCTTGCATGAGGCCAGAATTTCAGCGTGCCCACGGCGTAAATCGGCCTCGCCGCTGAGGTTAAGTTTGACTCCGCCGGCATCCGATTTATGCAGAATGTCTTTGGAGACAACTTTCATCGCTAATGACGTGTGACCAAACTCAGCCACCGCCTTTAAAAACTCGGCCTCGTTCCGGACAATCCACTCTTTCGGCACGTCCACCCCGTAAGCGCGCAGCAGTGACTTAGCCTCGAACTCAAACAAGTCCCGACCACTTTTCTGAGCCTGCTTAAACGTTGCAACAACGTCGGCATTGGGGCTAAGAGGATGCGCCCGCTCCGCCCGCTCGGTACGTGAAATATAGGCACCCCGTTCACTAAGCGCTTTCAACACCTGAACCGCGTGCTCAATCGAATTGTAAACAGGCACCCCCGCTTCACGCAGCCTTACCAGCGGCTCAGGCCGAACATGGCTGTAAAGACTGTAAACCACCAACGGCTTATCGGTCTGGCCAGACAACCCAGCGATCGCATCGGCCGTTTGAAGCTCTTCCGCCTTGAGTTCCTCTGCAAAGCGAATGCCGTAGCCACCAAACATGCCGACCAGGAACACCATGTCAACGTTCGTATCCTTAACCAGGATGCTCATGCAATCAGCCAGCAATGCCGGATTGGCGTCGGTGCTACCGGCAACATCAACCGGGTTGACCAACGATGCCTGCGGAAAAAGAATGTCCCGCAGCGCTGATCGGGTTGCATCAGACAGCTCAGCCAGCTCCAGCCCCGCTTCCGATAAGCGGTCAGAAGCGATGGTTGCCTGACCACCACCGTCAGCCAAAATTGCAACCCGGTTACCATTCGCCTGCTGCAAAAGACCCAAGCCTTCGGCAACCGGCAAAATCTCGTCAGACTGGCTGACCACGGTTACGCCCACCTGACGAAGCAGGTCAACCGTCATCGCATAGCTGCCGGCTAAGGCTCCCGTGTGTGATTTGGCGGCTTTCTGGCCGGCCTCGGTTGAGCCCGACTTATAAACCACCACAGGCTTGGTTTTCGCGATTTCTTTGGCAACGTTTAAAAACAAACGGCCGTCTTTGAAACCCTCCACGTAAAGGGTCGCCACACGCGTGTTCTCGTCTTCGCCCAAGTACTGGAGATAATCGGCAAAACCTAAATCAATCTGGTTGCCTGGCCCCACATAGGTACTGAAACCCACATGCCCGTTGCTTTGCGCTTCAAGCGCCAGCGCCAGCAGCATATTGCCCGACTGGGAGATAATACCGATGTCGCCTGGCTTGACGTTGTCGAGAGCCAGCAGGTTTACTTTTTTGTGGAGGTTGAACACCCCGGATGTGTTGGGGCCAACAATACGTACGTTGGCTTTTTGAGCGGCTTCTAATACCTCCTGCCCCAACTTGGCGCCGGCTTCGTCCACCTCGCCAAAACCGCTTGCCAGGATAATCACCCCTTTCGTTCCATTGCGGCCACATTGGCCCAGCAGGTCAGGGATGGTTTTCGCTGGCGTACAGATCAAAGCCAACGCCGCCGGGCCCGGCAGTGATTCCATCGACGGATAGGCTTTGTAACCCAAAATCGTATCGGCTTTCGGATTGATCGGGTAGATCGCGCCTTCATAGCCGTCGTTAACAAGTCCAACCATCGCCTTGTAACCGCGCTTGGTGGGGTCGGATGAGGCACCCAGAATCGCGATCGAATCGGGTGCCAGGAAATCGTGCAATGAACTTTTCATAATCAGCAGCCCTTGAAGACTGGTGAGCGTTTTTGAGCGAAGGCATCAACACCTTCCTGCCAGTCCTGGGTTGTCGTGCACATGAACACGCCGTCTAACTCGTGCTGAAGCTGCGCATCTAGATCTGCGTGCGAGGCATTGTTCAATAGCTTCTTGACCAATGACATGGAGATTGGCGCCTTGGTGGCCAGCTGTTTGATAAACGCTTCTGCCTCATCAAGCAATGCCTCATCGGCTACAGAACGAGTCGCCAAGCCGATACGCTCAGCCTCGGGGCCGTCAATTTTAACGCCGGTGAAGATCAGCTCACGAGCTTTCGCTAACCCAACCAAACGCGGCAGAAAACTGGTCACACCGCCGCCGACACAGGTGCCAATGCTGACTTCGGGAAAGCCGATTTTTGCCGTCTCGCCCATAAATATAAAATCACAGGAGCAGGCCATTTCGGCCCCCGCACCTAATGCATAACCGTTAATGGCCGCAACCACCGGCTTACTCAGTCGAAACATCGCTTCGCAAGCGTCATTAGCCAATTGCAGATACTGCCGACGCTGATACTGGCTGCGCTCGCCGGAACCGTGCTCTTTCATATCGGCGCCAACACAAAAGGCGCGCCCCTCACCGGTTAATAAAACGGCTCTGACCTCAGGGTCGGTTTCTGCCTGGTTCAACGCCGCCAATAAGTCTTTGTAAAACTGCTCAACAACGGCGTTTAAACGATGGGGACGATTGAAGCGAATCTCGGCATAGCCGTCTTTGATGGTATAAATCAGGGTTTCAAATGACACAATAAATTTCCTCTATCTCATCAGGTGTCGCGTCGCAAGTCCGACGGTATCGGGAAGTTTGGCATGGTGGGTTTGTCGGCGTGGCCTTTGCGGAACTGGCGCAGCTGGAATACATAGGCCAGCACCTGGGCGATGGCCATGTACAGGCCGTCTGGTATTTCCTGACCAATATCACTGTTGTGATACACCGCCCGCGCCAACGGTGGTGTGCGCAGAATTTCTACCTTGTTTTCGCGGGCAATTTCCATAATTTTGAAGGCCAGTTCGTCACCGCCTTTGGCCACCACCATAGGCGCGGCCATGCTGTTCTGGTCGTACTTCAGCGCCACCGCGTAGTGGGTCGGGTTGGTGATGACCACGTCAGCGGTGGGCACGTCCTGCATCATCCGTCGCTGCGACATCTCTCGCTGCAGCTGGCGGATACGGCCTTTCACCTCGGGCTTGCCTTCGCTGTCTTTGTGTTCGTCTTTTACTTCCTGCATGGTCATTTTGAGCTTTTTCTGGTGATCGTAAATCTGGAAGGGCACATCGATCACAGCAATAATGATGGTCGCACAGGACAACAAAAAAAAGCTCCAACCCAGGGTCCAGAGTACATGCTCCATAGCCGGAACCGTCGGTTCTGCGGAGATGCTCAGCAAGTCCACCGTTCGCACTTGCAGAATGAGAATAGCGATGGTGAGTACCAGACCCACTTTGGCGATGGCTTTAAACAGCTCGATCAGCGAGCGTGCAGAGAACATGCGACCAATGCCCTTTATAGGGTTCATACGACTAAGCTTGGGCGCAATGGATTTGCCGCTGAACAGTAGGCCACCGATGCCGATGGAACCCGCTATAGCCGCCACAAGCAGCACGGCCAGAATGGGCGACAACGCCCAAGCCGCGGCTTTGGCGGACGCAATTAACTGCACGCTCATGTGGCGCATATCAAAAATAGCGCTGCGCTCGATGGTAAAGGCGTCACGCATAATACCTTCCAGAACGGCACCAAGATGGGTGCCAAAAATCAGTAGGCCGCCGGCACCGGCCAATAATACCGACATGGTTGCCAGTTCTTTGGAGCGCGCAGTCTCGCCATCCTCCTTAGCCTTTTCCAGCCTTCGGGGGGTGGCCTCTTCGGTTTTCTCCTGACTGTTGTCGTCGTCGGCCATTATCAAAATACCCTGGTGTTGGTGCTTTTATGACTACTGCTGCAACTCGCGCATGAAATCAAACGTCTGCCGAGTGTAAACATCGAAATGCGGTAGAAAATTGGCGTGCAACACCCAGATAGCAAACAATCCAAAAATCAGGCCAATGGGGAAGCCAAGGGCAAAAATATTCATCTGCGGCGCGGCGCGGGTCATCACCCCAAAAGAAATACTGACAATCAACACCGCCGTTACCGCCGGCAGCGCCATCAGCATCGCCGATACAAACATCCAGCTGATACGGTGCGCCAATTGCCACACCCCGGCCTGCCCCAGGCCTTCAAGGCCAATAGGCAAGGTGCGAAAACTCTCGATAAACACTTCAAACGCCACCAAGTGGCCATTCATTGCCAGAAACAACAAAGTGATGGTGATGGTGTAGATTTGCGCCAGCACCGCCACGTTCACGCCGTTGGCGGGGTCCACCATAGACGCAAAGCCCAGGCCCATTTGCATGGCAATCATTTGGCCGGCAATCACGAACAGCTGCCACAGAGCGGTTAGCGCGAAGCCCAACCCCACACCAATCAATATCTGCTGCAGGGTAATTACCACTGCATCGGCGCTTAAGGCTTCTACCTGGGGCACCGGGGGAATTATCGGCACCACGATAATGGTCATCAACAGGGCGAGACCCAGACGCGCGCGCGCGGGCACCAACTGGGTACCAAAAATGGGAATCACCATCAGAAAGCTGGCAATGCGGAACAGTGGCCATAAATGCTGGCCAACCCACTGGCCTATCAGATCGGCACCGAGTTCGGTAGGCAGCATGGGTCAGCCGATCAAAAAGGGAATGCGGGAGAAGAGCGCATTAGCGTGGTCCAGCAGCTGTGTCAGCATCCACGGTCCCATCACAATAATAACGATCAGGGTAATCAGCAAGCGCGGCAGAAAGCTCAGGGTTTGTTCGTTGATTTGGGTGGCAGCCTGAAAGGTACTCACCACTAAACCAATCACCAGGCCCGGGGTAATGATCACTGTGGCCAGCAGCACAATCATCCACAGCGCTTCGCGCAGAATATCGATGACGGTTTCCGGGGTCATAGGTGGTCTCCATTTAGCTCTTCATGGCATTCGGCGCCGCGCACACTAAAGGCCATAACTGGCCGCCAGGGTGCCCATTATCAACGCCCAACCGTCTACCAGCACAAACAGCATGATTTTAAACGGTAGCGAGATAATAATCGGCGACAGCATCATCATACCCATGGCCATCAGCACGCTGGCCACCACCATGTCGATGATCAAAAAAGGTATGAACAGTATAAAACCGATCTGAAACGCAGTTTTCAGCTCACTGGTGACAAACGCCGGTAGTAGCACCCAGAATGTGACGTCTTCGGGGCCGGCAAACTGCTCGTCAGCCATGCGCATGAACAGGCCCAGGTCGCTCTCGCGGGTTTGTGCCAGCATGAACTTTTTGAACGGCTCCGACGCGGCTTCCACGGCTTCCAGCGAGGTCATTTCTTCCTGCAGGTAGGGTTGCAACCCTACCTGGTTGGCTTCTTCCAGCACCGGTTTCATAATGAATATGGTCATAAACAACGCCAGCCCCAGCAAAATTTGATTGGACGGCGCCGATTGCAGGCCCAGGGCCTGGCGCAATATGGAAAATACGATAATGATGCGGGTGAACGACGTCATCATCATCAACATCGCCGGCAAAAACGTCAGCGCCGTCATCAGCGCCAGAATCTGCAGGGTCACCGAATATTCCTGCTGGCCCTCGCCGGCACCGGGTTCTACGGTGAACGCGGGTATGCCGGGCAGGTCTGCCTGAGCCAGCGGCGCCCAGACCATGGCAGCGATGACGGTCAGTAACGGCAATAGCGCCTTTAGCAGGCGCACAGGTTCAAATCTTGCGGTCATCGGTCGATCTGCCAGAACTGTCGGCCGCCGCATTCGGGGCCTGGGTTTTATTCATCAGGGAGTGGAGTTTGCGGGCAAATTCACCGCTGGGCGCGCTGCTGCCTACACTCACGACTGGCTCATCAAACACGTGCAGAGTGCGAATGGTGCTGGGAGTAATACCCAGCAGCAACTGCTGGCCAGCCACATCCACCACCGCAATGCGTTCGCGGGCGCCCAGGGCCATCACCGATACCACTTTAATGGCGCTGTTGTTCATGCCGGTCATGCCGGTCATGCGGCGGATCAGCCAGGCACAGCCATAGATAATCGCAATCACCGCCAGCAAGCCCAAACCCAGGCTCACCAGTGTAGATAGGGTATCCGGAGTGCGCGTCGCCCCACTTAGTTGTGTTTGCGCTTGCGACGCAGCGGGCTCTGCCATGGCCGGAAATGCCGCCATCAACCAGAATATAGGGACTGCCTGCAAGAGCTTTAACGTCATACTATTTCTGCAAGCGCTTAATGCGCTCGCCCGGGCTCATGACGTCAGTCAGGCGAATGCCAAATTTATCGTTAACCATCACGACCTCGCCGTGGGCAATCAAGGTGCCATTCACCAGCACGTCCAGCGGCTCGCCGGCCAGACGGTCAAGCTCGATCACCGAACCCTGATTCAGCTGTAGTAAATTGCGGATGGGAATCATGGTATTGCCGACTTCCATCGAGATGGTCACCGGTATGTCCATGATCACGTCGAGATCTGGCGAGCCTTTTGAGGTGTTAACGCTGTCTGAACCAAACTCTTCCATGGGCGCTGCACGCACGTTGTTTTTTTTGTCGCTTTCTTTATCATTATTCCCGGCGCCAGCCGCCTCGGCCATCGCCGCGTCCCAGTCGTCTTCGGTGCTGTCAGGCTCTACACCGGAATCTGCACCAGACTCACCCATCGCGGCTTCCCACTCCGCTGCCAGCTTTTCGTCTTCGCTTATATTTTGGTCGTCTGTTTTATCGTCGTCAGCCATTAGGTGCGCCCTACCTTCAGTTGTTTCTTGACCTTGGGCAACGTCGCCCGTCCGTGAATTCTCAATGCCAATTTATCATCGCGGGTGCCCAACGTTGCGGTGTATATCGGAATACCGTTAGCGGTGACGGTTAAATGATCTGCCATTTCAATGGGTATAATGTCACCGGCTTTAAACTTGGCCACTTCGCGCAGTGAAATGTGACGCCGGCAAATTGTAGAGTTCACCGCCACACTCACCGCCTTGATGTCTTCCTGAAGCGCGCTTACCCAACGTTCGTCGGTGTCGTCGATGTCGCTTTGCACGCCAGCGTCTAACACATCGCGAATGGGCTCAATCATCGAGTATGGCAGCGCAAAGTGCAGCTCGCCGCCACCGCCGTCCAGTTCTATATGAAAGGTGCTCACCACGACCACTTCGCTGGGGCTGACAATATTGGCCATAGACGGGTTCACTTCCGAGCTCAGATACTCGAAATTCACTTTTAACACCGTCTGCCAGGCTTCCTGCATGTCGTGGAACACCTGATTCAGCATCATCTGCACAATGCGGTTTTCGGTAGGGGTGAATTCGCGGCCCTCAATTTTGGCGTGACGGCCCTGGCCACCGAAGAAGTTGTCCACCAGTTTAAAGACCAGTTTTGCATCCAGCACAAACAAAGACGTGCCGCGCAGCGGACGGATTTTGCACAGGTTCAAACTGGTTGGCACATAAAGGGTGTGCACGTACTCGCCGAACTTCATGATCTGAACGCCGCTGGTTGACACATCGGCGGTGCGCCGCAGCATATTGAATAGGCTGATGCGGGTGTACCGGGCAAAACGCTCGTTAATCATTTCCAGTGTTGGCATGCGCCCGCGGACGATCCGGTCCTGGCTGGCCAAATCGTATTTTTTTACGCCGTCTTTGTCGGTGTCGTCGTAGGCGTCGATGTCAACGTCGTCTACTCCATGAAGGAGCGCATCGATTTCGTCCTGAGACAGCAAGTCCTGCATAGTCAATTCCGCCGTGAAGATTCCAGCCGCATGGCGGCTATATCAAACGTCCACCTTACTGAACCACAAAATTACTGAACAACAAAGTTGCTGAACAACACCTGGCGAATAGCGGCTACGTTCTCGTTGGCCAATAGCTCATTGACCTTGTCAGTCATCGCCTGTGCCAGCTCCTGGCGGCCTTCCGAAGCGCGCAAGCTGTCAAAGCTGCGATTTCCCATTAGCTGAATCAGCTGGCTGCGCAGCAATGGCAAATGCACTTTGGCGGCATCAAGCACCGCCTGGCTTTCCGCTTCCAGTGACACATACACCTGGGCGTAACGCTGGCGGCCTTCAGCTTGCACGGTGGCCAGCAAGGGGTTTTCCAGCTCCAGATAAACGCTGGGTAGATATTCCGGTTCTTTGGCCTGTTCTTCAACGGTTTCGTCACCGCCCATGCCGGGCAGGCTGCCATTCATAAACCAGAGCGCACCGGCAACAGCCAAACCAATAGCCAACAAAATCAAAAAGCCCAGCAACACAAAGAGCTTGAGTTTGCTTTTTTTCGCTACGGGTTCATCAGCGCTGGTGTTCTCTGCCATAAGTAATCGATCCTGTGAAGCCCAAATAAGCCGTTGCGCGCAGTTTACCGTTCAGCTCAGCCTTGGGCAAAACAGTTTGCCTAGGCAAACACGTCAACCTCACCACGCCAGCTCAAATCCAGCTGCCCGCCTGCTAAAATAACATCCTGACCACCCAGTTCAGACGCCAGGCCATCGCCACCGCGGCGGCCTTGGCCACCGTTACTGCCGGCCTCCGCATTGCCTTGTTCACCGGATTGCTGGCGGGGCTGGTCAGACACATCAAATCGCTCCAGCGAAACGCCCTGCTCACTCAGCATGTCACGCAAACGGTGGGAATGCTGCTCTAACTGATCGCGTACCATCGGGTTGGCCGCGTGCACCGTTATGCTGGCCTGATCGTTGTGCATACGCACCTTTACTTCCATCGGGCCCAGGTCTGCCGGGGACAGATGAATTTCAGCCATCGACATGTTGCGTGCGGTAAGCCAAGTGAGTTTACCCATTACTTTGTCGCCCCAATCGGCCTGGCCCACCGGCACGTCTACAGACGTTGTGTAACCGCGCAGAGCCAGCGCGGGATCGGTCTGCACCCGGGCGGCACTGTTGGGCTGCTGCAACAGACTGTCGGCGCTGCCTTGCAGACGGCTGTCGGCCACCAAATTGGCGCCGTCTACCGGGCGCAGGCTTTCCCCGTTGCGCAATGTGTCGGTGAGGGCCAGGCCCGCAGCTTGGCTGGCACTCAAGCCGGTCGCTGCACCCTCTGTGCCGGCCTCTATAACGCCAGGCGCCGCCAGCGGATTCAGTGATTGCCCTGGAATGCCTGCGGCCGGCATGGCGCCGGCACTGGCCAAGGCAACGCCGGCGGCGCTATTCATAACCACCGCGCTGCCAGCGGCACCGGGGGCCGGCGCCACCGGTGCCAGCATGGCCTGCAATTCCATAAAGGTGAGTGCCACCGGTTCCGGGTCGGGCAGGTCTTCGGTGTCGGTATTTTCGGCAGCGTTGTTCTGCGGGTTGGTTATAGCCCCGGGCTCGATGTTGTCGCTGCGGGGTTCATTGACCTTGCCAACGTCATCCGCTTCGGCTTGGCGGCTACGGTCAGCATCGGCAGGTTTTTTGGCGGTATCCGCTGCCCGGGGGGCAGCAGCGTTTTTATCCGCTGCATTGGCTTTCTGGGCGTCGGCTTTTGAGTCTTTCGCAACCGCTTGCTGAGCGGCAGACCGGTTTTTAGCCTGATCCTGACGTACCAGGGTTTGCGTGTGTTCACGGGACACGTCTTGATAACGGCTGTTGCCGCCGTTGCCACTGTCGGCGTAACCGCCGTCACGACTTTTTGCCGAGCGACTGGCCGCCTGTTCGCTGATTGCGCTGGCAGAGCCTTGGGGGAGAAGCATTTGGGACATGGCAACCTCTTGCCGCGTGTGGCCGCGTAGTAGTTTGAAAGTAGCTTAAAAGTAGTTTGAAAGTAGCTTGAAAGTAGCTTGAAAGTAATCCAAAAACCGGAAAACGGCGTTCAATGGCCGTTATTCCGCATAAGTAACAAAGCTAAAAGAGGTGTAGCAAGATCGATGCCAGAGCGCGTCAGCGGGGTCGGCGCAGAAACGCCCGGCCAGCGACTTCGTCGGCCTGCTTCTGTTCGCG encodes the following:
- a CDS encoding flagellar basal body-associated FliL family protein; the protein is MAENTSADEPVAKKSKLKLFVLLGFLILLAIGLAVAGALWFMNGSLPGMGGDETVEEQAKEPEYLPSVYLELENPLLATVQAEGRQRYAQVYVSLEAESQAVLDAAKVHLPLLRSQLIQLMGNRSFDSLRASEGRQELAQAMTDKVNELLANENVAAIRQVLFSNFVVQ
- a CDS encoding flagellar hook-length control protein FliK encodes the protein MSQMLLPQGSASAISEQAASRSAKSRDGGYADSGNGGNSRYQDVSREHTQTLVRQDQAKNRSAAQQAVAKDSKADAQKANAADKNAAAPRAADTAKKPADADRSRQAEADDVGKVNEPRSDNIEPGAITNPQNNAAENTDTEDLPDPEPVALTFMELQAMLAPVAPAPGAAGSAVVMNSAAGVALASAGAMPAAGIPGQSLNPLAAPGVIEAGTEGAATGLSASQAAGLALTDTLRNGESLRPVDGANLVADSRLQGSADSLLQQPNSAARVQTDPALALRGYTTSVDVPVGQADWGDKVMGKLTWLTARNMSMAEIHLSPADLGPMEVKVRMHNDQASITVHAANPMVRDQLEQHSHRLRDMLSEQGVSLERFDVSDQPRQQSGEQGNAEAGSNGGQGRRGGDGLASELGGQDVILAGGQLDLSWRGEVDVFA